A single window of Methylacidimicrobium sp. AP8 DNA harbors:
- a CDS encoding transposase, giving the protein MAERFVTVDRMTPMLLPEDLRDWVEENDLVHFVIEAVERMDLRGFRVNVRGTGDAQYPPSMMLSLLIYCYANGIFSSRRIEAATRRDVAVRYLCAKTHPDHDTMCRFRRENFAAVADCFLKVLELAREMKLLKVGVVSVDGTKIRANASKHRNVTYERAGELVELLRADVADLLKKAEEADRREEADRGKLPEEIGLIFLRKRGRGFGGFSCLG; this is encoded by the coding sequence ATGGCTGAACGATTTGTGACGGTGGATCGGATGACGCCGATGCTTTTGCCCGAGGACCTGCGGGATTGGGTGGAGGAGAACGACTTGGTGCATTTTGTCATCGAGGCGGTGGAGAGGATGGATCTGCGGGGCTTTCGGGTGAACGTACGCGGGACTGGGGACGCACAGTATCCGCCGTCGATGATGCTCTCGCTTTTGATTTATTGCTACGCCAACGGAATCTTTTCGAGTCGGAGGATTGAGGCGGCGACGCGGCGGGACGTGGCGGTGCGTTATCTTTGTGCGAAGACCCATCCGGATCACGACACGATGTGCCGGTTTCGGCGGGAGAACTTTGCTGCGGTGGCGGACTGCTTTTTGAAGGTCTTGGAGTTGGCCCGGGAGATGAAGCTTTTGAAGGTCGGGGTGGTGAGTGTCGACGGGACCAAGATTCGGGCCAACGCGAGCAAGCATCGGAATGTGACCTACGAGCGGGCCGGAGAACTGGTGGAGCTTTTGCGGGCGGATGTGGCAGATCTCTTGAAGAAGGCGGAGGAAGCGGACCGGAGAGAGGAAGCGGATCGGGGCAAGCTACCTGAGGAGATTGGTCTGATCTTTCTTCGAAAACGTGGACGGGGCTTCGGAGGGTTTAGTTGTTTAGGTTAG
- a CDS encoding transposase — MALVRGGRSIHEVARDLGVSHWSLNLWVKEAQGGRAFSDPKTLAAESPEQRELRRLRQGNDYLRPQRDILQKALGILSAEMPASDMR; from the coding sequence GTGGCCCTGGTGCGAGGGGGGCGTTCGATTCACGAGGTAGCTCGCGATCTGGGCGTTTCCCATTGGTCGCTGAATCTGTGGGTCAAGGAAGCCCAAGGCGGTCGGGCTTTCAGCGATCCCAAGACGTTGGCGGCCGAATCGCCCGAGCAGCGCGAGCTGCGGAGGTTGCGCCAGGGAAACGACTATCTGCGCCCTCAGCGCGACATTTTACAAAAAGCATTGGGCATCTTGTCGGCCGAGATGCCTGCCAGCGATATGCGGTGA
- a CDS encoding IS3 family transposase, whose amino-acid sequence MQKMTKDYCLTELAEALEVSRSGFHAHRHKDRGSRRQRDKQLLAAIHSVFLESRRTYGSPRITWALRKAGEPCGKNRVARLMRELGLRAKQKRRFRPQTTDSAHRLPVADNWLARMPAPDRPNQIWIGDITSILTAEGWLSLSAILDGGSRRSVGWHAEDSLSTSLVTRAWKKAWKSRRPDPGLLHHSDRGVQYASGEFNALLHSCGAVASMSRKGQCYDNAIMESFWATLKTECFGSFLPKTKQEAKIMIFDYIECFYNRRRLHSGLHYQSPLDFENNLANLNN is encoded by the coding sequence ATGCAAAAAATGACCAAAGATTATTGCCTCACCGAATTGGCCGAAGCTCTGGAGGTTTCCCGGAGCGGCTTCCATGCTCACCGGCACAAGGACCGGGGAAGCCGTCGGCAACGGGACAAGCAACTGCTTGCGGCCATCCATTCAGTTTTCCTGGAAAGCCGGAGAACCTATGGCAGCCCGCGCATCACCTGGGCACTGCGTAAGGCCGGAGAGCCTTGCGGCAAAAATCGGGTGGCCCGCTTAATGCGGGAGCTCGGTCTGCGCGCGAAACAAAAACGCCGCTTCCGCCCCCAAACCACCGATAGCGCCCATCGCCTTCCGGTCGCCGACAACTGGCTGGCCCGGATGCCCGCGCCGGATCGCCCCAACCAGATCTGGATCGGTGACATCACCTCCATCCTCACCGCCGAGGGCTGGCTTTCTCTTTCCGCCATCCTCGATGGTGGTTCCCGCCGGTCTGTCGGCTGGCATGCCGAGGACTCGCTCTCTACCTCTTTGGTGACAAGAGCCTGGAAGAAGGCCTGGAAAAGCCGGCGCCCCGACCCAGGGCTCTTGCACCATTCCGATCGCGGCGTCCAGTATGCCAGCGGAGAGTTCAACGCGCTACTGCACTCCTGCGGTGCCGTCGCCTCCATGAGCCGCAAGGGACAGTGTTATGACAATGCCATAATGGAATCCTTCTGGGCCACGCTCAAAACCGAGTGCTTCGGCTCCTTCCTCCCGAAAACAAAACAAGAGGCCAAGATCATGATCTTCGATTACATCGAATGCTTCTACAACCGCCGCCGCCTTCATAGCGGCCTCCATTACCAATCCCCGCTGGACTTCGAAAATAATCTCGCTAACCTAAACAACTAA